Proteins encoded together in one Candidatus Margulisiibacteriota bacterium window:
- a CDS encoding MOSC domain-containing protein, with product MPQVKAVCVSPVQGPKNEVKEINLIEELGVEGDHHAKGGIRQVSLLANESIDKMKAKGLKLVNGSFGENIITEGIDLLSLNIGERLAIGETLLEISKIGKECVKRCIIYYQVGDCVMPREGIFGMVVKGGTIKAGDIIERM from the coding sequence ATGCCACAAGTCAAAGCAGTCTGCGTAAGTCCTGTCCAGGGCCCAAAAAACGAGGTCAAAGAGATCAACCTGATCGAAGAGCTTGGGGTAGAGGGTGATCATCATGCCAAGGGAGGAATCAGACAGGTCAGCCTTCTGGCGAATGAATCGATCGACAAGATGAAAGCCAAGGGACTGAAATTGGTTAACGGTTCCTTTGGGGAAAATATTATTACTGAAGGGATAGATCTGTTGTCCTTAAATATTGGAGAGCGATTGGCCATTGGCGAAACGCTCCTTGAGATCAGCAAAATTGGCAAAGAGTGTGTTAAACGGTGTATCATTTACTATCAGGTCGGCGATTGCGTCATGCCAAGAGAAGGGATCTTCGGAATGGTCGTAAAAGGCGGGACAATCAAAGCAGGAGATATTATCGAAAGGATGTAG
- a CDS encoding DUF3467 domain-containing protein: protein MNEKEIQIAINDQIAGGVYSNIAVISHNENEFVFDFIFAHPPKGQVNARVIMSPAHANRLLKALEENIKMYESKAGKIKEVPEPPPFGIKLSNN from the coding sequence ATGAACGAAAAAGAGATCCAGATCGCGATCAACGACCAAATTGCCGGGGGAGTCTACAGCAACATCGCTGTGATCTCTCACAACGAGAACGAATTTGTTTTTGATTTCATCTTTGCCCATCCCCCCAAAGGACAGGTCAATGCCCGGGTGATCATGTCGCCGGCCCATGCCAACCGTCTGCTCAAGGCGTTGGAAGAAAACATTAAAATGTACGAGTCAAAAGCCGGGAAGATCAAAGAGGTGCCTGAGCCACCGCCATTTGGGATAAAATTATCCAATAATTAG
- the mog gene encoding molybdopterin adenylyltransferase, protein MMKVGIITVSDKGSKGERVDLSGPAIKETLKAEFYEYVIVPDEIDDISAKLIEFIDQEKCDLVLTTGGTGLSPRDVTPEATRKVIDREIPGIAEAIRGESLKITQKAMLSRGIAGSRGKSLIVNLPGSPKAVKECLAIILPVIPHALEVLEKGSAECGGENK, encoded by the coding sequence ATTATGAAAGTTGGCATAATCACTGTCTCCGATAAAGGGTCAAAGGGAGAGCGGGTCGACCTAAGCGGTCCGGCGATCAAAGAGACGCTCAAGGCCGAGTTTTATGAATACGTCATTGTTCCGGATGAAATTGATGATATTTCCGCCAAATTAATTGAGTTCATCGATCAAGAAAAGTGCGATCTGGTCTTAACTACCGGTGGGACCGGTCTTTCCCCACGCGACGTCACCCCCGAGGCGACCCGTAAAGTTATTGACCGGGAAATCCCCGGGATCGCCGAAGCGATCCGCGGAGAATCGCTCAAGATCACTCAAAAAGCAATGTTATCAAGAGGGATCGCCGGTTCCAGAGGAAAAAGCTTGATCGTTAATCTGCCTGGAAGCCCCAAAGCGGTCAAAGAGTGCCTGGCGATAATTTTGCCGGTTATTCCCCATGCCCTGGAAGTCTTAGAAAAAGGAAGCGCTGAATGCGGAGGTGAAAATAAATGA
- a CDS encoding substrate-binding domain-containing protein, which produces MFRKFIICWLLAITLFSASFAASQSIILATTTSTVDSGLLDVLLPIFEKQSGSQIKPIGVGSGMAMEMGRRGKADVLLVHSPKDEAKLVQQGFGINRRAVMHNDFVLLGPPNDPAQVRTAKAVGEAFKRISDSGSNFVSRGDRSGTHSKELAIWPHSKAQISNLWYLESGQGMGATLLIADQKYAYTLSDRATYLSYKDRLKLVILCEGDALLLNPYHIIEVNPEKWPEINRAGGKAFADFMVAPATQKVIANFGKEKYGQPLFFPDAK; this is translated from the coding sequence ATGTTTAGGAAGTTTATAATTTGCTGGTTACTGGCGATCACTTTGTTTTCCGCTTCTTTTGCCGCTTCTCAGTCGATCATTTTGGCGACCACGACCAGTACGGTGGACTCCGGGTTGCTCGATGTTTTGCTTCCGATCTTTGAAAAACAGAGCGGCAGCCAGATCAAACCGATCGGGGTAGGTTCCGGTATGGCTATGGAGATGGGGCGACGCGGCAAAGCCGATGTTCTCCTGGTCCATTCTCCCAAGGATGAAGCCAAACTGGTACAACAAGGTTTTGGGATCAACCGACGGGCGGTCATGCATAACGACTTTGTCCTGCTTGGTCCGCCAAACGACCCGGCTCAGGTCAGAACGGCCAAAGCTGTTGGCGAAGCGTTTAAAAGGATAAGCGACAGCGGGTCAAATTTTGTCTCCAGAGGGGATAGATCCGGAACTCACTCCAAGGAGCTGGCGATCTGGCCTCACTCCAAGGCCCAGATCTCAAACCTTTGGTATCTTGAATCCGGCCAGGGGATGGGGGCAACCCTATTAATTGCAGATCAAAAATACGCTTACACTCTTTCGGATAGAGCGACGTATCTCAGCTATAAGGACCGGTTAAAACTGGTTATTCTCTGTGAGGGGGATGCTTTACTGCTTAATCCTTATCATATTATTGAGGTTAATCCGGAAAAATGGCCTGAGATCAACCGCGCCGGGGGAAAGGCGTTCGCGGATTTTATGGTCGCGCCGGCAACCCAAAAAGTGATCGCTAATTTTGGCAAGGAAAAATATGGACAGCCATTGTTTTTCCCGGACGCTAAATAG
- a CDS encoding radical SAM protein — translation MLDRFNRDIYYLRIAVTDKCNLRCTYCMPEEGIRLKPHSEILSFEEIEEIVKAAVKLGFYKFRLTGGEPLVRRGIVDLVRGLAAIDGVKTLAMTTNGILLSQYAKELKAAGLTRLNISLDSLQPERYRQITRCGELSEALAGIKAAREAGFSGTKLNSVLIDGFNADEKEALIDFAKASGLKGRFIRKMDLKSGSFYKVENGEGGDCSICNRVRLTADGKLRSCLFSNFEVDVRAIGAEAALKEVINNKPARGEKSNNREMIEIGG, via the coding sequence ATGTTAGACCGATTTAACCGGGATATTTACTATTTACGGATAGCGGTAACAGATAAGTGTAATTTGCGCTGTACTTACTGCATGCCGGAAGAGGGGATCAGGTTGAAGCCGCATAGCGAGATCTTGAGTTTTGAAGAGATTGAAGAGATCGTCAAAGCGGCGGTCAAGCTTGGCTTTTACAAATTCCGCCTGACGGGGGGTGAGCCGCTGGTCAGGCGGGGGATAGTAGATCTGGTTCGCGGATTAGCGGCGATTGATGGGGTTAAAACACTGGCGATGACGACAAATGGGATTTTGCTCTCTCAATATGCCAAGGAGTTAAAAGCAGCCGGGCTAACACGTCTTAATATCAGCCTCGATTCCCTTCAGCCGGAAAGATACCGGCAAATAACCCGCTGCGGAGAGTTAAGCGAGGCGCTGGCGGGGATAAAAGCGGCAAGAGAGGCCGGGTTTAGCGGAACAAAGCTGAACAGCGTACTGATCGACGGATTTAACGCCGATGAAAAAGAAGCGCTGATCGATTTTGCTAAAGCCAGTGGGCTTAAGGGAAGATTCATCAGGAAAATGGATTTGAAAAGCGGCAGTTTCTATAAGGTTGAAAACGGCGAGGGGGGGGATTGCTCGATCTGCAACCGGGTCCGACTGACCGCCGATGGCAAACTCCGTTCCTGTCTCTTCTCTAATTTTGAGGTCGATGTTCGAGCCATTGGAGCGGAAGCGGCGCTCAAAGAAGTGATCAACAACAAACCGGCCAGAGGGGAGAAATCAAACAACAGGGAGATGATAGAAATTGGGGGTTAA
- a CDS encoding peptide chain release factor-like protein, which yields MDRKFLVSMEKETALNERLSRLGIVDAEVDEKFIRSGGPGGQNVNKVSSGVYLKHLPTGLEVKMTQERSQALNRFLAWRLLADKIEERILGLKSARRQAIEKIRRQKRKRSRRAKEKVLQAKKQVSQKKKARKVGLKEYF from the coding sequence ATGGACAGGAAATTTCTGGTCTCAATGGAAAAAGAAACCGCCCTTAATGAGCGTTTATCCAGGCTGGGTATTGTTGATGCCGAGGTTGATGAAAAATTCATCCGTTCCGGCGGGCCTGGCGGGCAGAATGTCAATAAAGTTTCCAGCGGTGTATACCTGAAGCATTTGCCGACCGGTCTTGAGGTGAAAATGACGCAGGAACGCTCCCAGGCGCTTAACCGTTTCCTGGCCTGGCGATTATTGGCCGATAAGATCGAAGAACGCATCCTTGGCCTCAAGAGCGCCCGCCGGCAAGCGATCGAAAAGATCAGGCGACAGAAAAGAAAACGCTCCAGAAGGGCCAAAGAAAAGGTCCTGCAAGCTAAAAAGCAGGTTAGCCAGAAAAAGAAGGCCCGCAAAGTCGGACTAAAAGAATACTTTTAA
- a CDS encoding molybdopterin molybdotransferase MoeA, with amino-acid sequence MIKATKALNIILGQVRPLGTGIIPLSAALGRFLGENVYSDVNIPPFDRSAMDGFAVNSKDQSKEFMVIENIPAGKVPQRIIRPGECARIMTGAMLPRGADQVIRVENTFELSKGKVNIIRTEKRRNVAKCGEDVKRGELVLSSGSLIRPQEVAMLATVGKTRVKVISSPKVGVISTGSELVEPNLKPMTGQIRNSNGPMLISQLKRLGIEADYLGIAKDDIRATKSMVTRGLRENDILILSGGVSVGDYDFVKEVLRSCGVKIVFNKVAIKPGKPTVFGTKGKKLIFGLPGNPVSVLVVFELFVAPAINKMIGKEHSDTICSLPLITSYSCKYSKREQYLPVLIKRGGVQPVDFHGSAHMFSLTKANGVIRIKSGDTNLKKGRLVDVRPI; translated from the coding sequence ATGATCAAAGCGACAAAAGCATTAAATATTATTCTTGGTCAGGTCCGTCCTTTAGGAACGGGAATTATCCCGCTTTCTGCGGCGCTCGGAAGGTTTTTGGGAGAGAATGTTTATTCAGATGTTAATATCCCACCATTCGATCGCTCGGCAATGGATGGTTTTGCGGTTAATTCTAAAGACCAGTCAAAAGAATTTATGGTCATTGAAAATATCCCAGCCGGAAAAGTGCCCCAAAGGATCATTAGGCCAGGGGAATGCGCCCGGATCATGACCGGCGCGATGCTTCCCAGAGGAGCCGATCAAGTAATTAGAGTGGAGAATACCTTTGAATTATCCAAGGGAAAAGTCAATATTATTAGGACGGAAAAACGGCGAAATGTCGCAAAGTGCGGGGAAGACGTTAAAAGAGGAGAATTAGTCCTTTCTTCCGGCTCTTTGATCCGTCCGCAGGAAGTTGCCATGCTGGCTACGGTTGGCAAAACAAGGGTTAAAGTGATCAGTTCTCCAAAGGTAGGAGTTATTTCCACCGGATCGGAACTGGTTGAGCCAAACCTTAAACCAATGACCGGTCAGATCCGAAATAGTAACGGACCTATGCTTATCTCCCAGCTAAAAAGATTGGGGATCGAAGCAGACTATCTGGGGATCGCGAAAGATGATATCAGGGCAACAAAATCGATGGTCACCCGAGGCTTGCGGGAAAACGATATTTTAATCTTATCCGGCGGGGTTTCGGTAGGGGATTATGATTTTGTAAAAGAAGTCTTGCGATCTTGCGGGGTAAAAATTGTTTTTAATAAAGTCGCCATTAAACCGGGCAAACCGACCGTCTTTGGCACAAAAGGAAAGAAGCTAATATTTGGCTTGCCGGGTAATCCGGTTTCGGTATTAGTCGTATTTGAGCTTTTTGTCGCTCCAGCTATCAATAAAATGATCGGGAAGGAACACTCTGATACAATTTGCTCTTTGCCGTTAATTACCAGTTATTCATGTAAATACTCAAAAAGGGAACAGTATCTGCCGGTTTTGATCAAACGAGGCGGTGTTCAACCGGTTGATTTTCACGGCTCGGCCCATATGTTTTCCTTAACCAAGGCAAACGGAGTAATAAGGATAAAAAGTGGAGATACCAATCTTAAAAAAGGAAGATTAGTCGATGTTAGACCGATTTAA
- the moaC gene encoding cyclic pyranopterin monophosphate synthase MoaC: MNGRNREVHSQEGPVHFSHLDNKGKAKMVDVGSKPDQKRIAIARGSISLAKETIRLVNNNQLKKGDVLAVARIAGIQAAKKTSDLIPLCHPLVLTNIAVECKVKANSIEIEGRVDCIGKTGVEMEALTAVSVAALTIYDMCKAVDKQMIIGEIFLCHKSKQSA; this comes from the coding sequence ATGAACGGGAGGAACCGAGAAGTTCATTCTCAGGAGGGACCCGTTCATTTTTCACATCTAGATAATAAAGGTAAGGCCAAAATGGTTGATGTCGGAAGCAAGCCGGACCAAAAAAGGATCGCGATCGCCAGAGGTTCGATAAGCCTGGCTAAAGAAACGATCAGGCTGGTAAATAATAATCAGTTAAAAAAAGGGGACGTATTAGCGGTCGCCAGGATCGCCGGGATCCAGGCGGCCAAGAAGACCAGCGACTTGATCCCGTTATGTCATCCGCTGGTCCTGACCAATATCGCCGTTGAGTGCAAGGTCAAAGCTAATTCAATTGAGATAGAGGGAAGGGTTGATTGTATCGGCAAAACCGGGGTCGAAATGGAAGCGTTAACGGCCGTCAGTGTCGCCGCTTTAACGATCTACGATATGTGCAAAGCGGTCGATAAGCAAATGATCATAGGAGAAATATTTTTATGCCACAAGTCAAAGCAGTCTGCGTAA
- a CDS encoding ABC transporter ATP-binding protein, which translates to MITALLGPNGAGKSTYLRKLMGLDTGRIDLSISMVFQEPLLFDLSVFENVALGLRFRRGRKIRQQVDHWLEVFGVAHLRDRRAITLSGGEAQKVALARALVVGPKTLLLDEPFSNLDLTSQIEFRQMLKSIIHEKKIRTIWVTHNKAEALIVADQLMIMINRAIAQTGRPEEVIQKPATKEVAGFLGIENIFHGRLTDDNGQSIFKNPLVCFEAAAEQKSDAWVVVHPEDILLSLEPTKTSARNCLRGIVLSVEPAGLIYRTRIKAGETFVSNITRASAEEIGIAPGKELFLTFKATAVQVI; encoded by the coding sequence ATGATCACCGCGTTATTGGGACCAAATGGGGCCGGGAAAAGCACCTATTTGCGCAAATTAATGGGGCTTGATACAGGAAGGATCGATTTGAGCATCTCAATGGTGTTTCAGGAACCGTTATTATTTGACCTGTCAGTCTTTGAAAATGTGGCGCTTGGCCTGCGATTCAGGCGGGGAAGAAAGATCAGGCAGCAAGTTGACCATTGGCTGGAAGTGTTTGGCGTTGCTCATCTTAGAGACAGGAGGGCAATTACCTTGTCGGGCGGAGAAGCGCAAAAGGTCGCCCTGGCCAGGGCGCTGGTTGTGGGGCCAAAGACTTTGCTGCTTGATGAACCATTCTCTAATTTAGATCTGACCTCTCAAATTGAGTTCCGCCAGATGTTGAAAAGCATCATTCATGAAAAAAAGATCAGGACGATCTGGGTAACGCATAATAAAGCCGAAGCACTGATCGTGGCTGATCAATTAATGATCATGATAAACAGAGCGATCGCGCAGACCGGCCGGCCGGAAGAAGTTATCCAAAAACCAGCGACTAAAGAAGTTGCCGGCTTTTTAGGGATCGAAAATATCTTTCACGGGCGACTTACAGACGATAATGGACAAAGCATTTTTAAGAACCCTCTGGTCTGTTTTGAGGCGGCGGCAGAGCAAAAGTCTGATGCCTGGGTCGTGGTTCATCCGGAAGATATTCTTCTTTCTCTTGAGCCGACAAAAACCAGCGCCCGCAATTGCTTGCGCGGGATTGTTTTATCCGTCGAGCCGGCCGGGTTGATCTATCGGACCAGAATCAAAGCGGGAGAGACGTTTGTTTCCAATATAACCCGCGCCTCCGCAGAAGAGATCGGGATCGCTCCCGGCAAGGAGCTCTTTTTAACATTCAAAGCAACGGCGGTGCAGGTCATATGA
- a CDS encoding ABC transporter permease, producing MYPELINIIILTLKVSGTALLISIVIGISLGMFLALRDFPFKKIVVGIINTGMGLPPVVVGLLVMLFLWRGGPLGFLEMIYTPQAMIIAQVILATPIIAGLTLATIQQIPQKMKWQAQALGAKGWQLAWLLVKETRLSLLAAVMAGFGGIISEVGAVMMVGGNIKGQTRVLTTAIVLESQKGAFELAIALSMVLLVLSFSVNFGLTMIQQRTKRS from the coding sequence ATGTATCCAGAATTAATAAATATAATTATATTGACCTTAAAAGTTTCCGGAACAGCTTTGCTGATCTCAATCGTTATTGGGATCAGCCTGGGGATGTTTCTCGCGCTTCGTGATTTTCCCTTTAAGAAGATAGTGGTGGGGATCATAAATACCGGCATGGGACTTCCTCCAGTAGTTGTTGGTTTGCTGGTAATGTTATTTCTCTGGCGAGGCGGGCCGCTTGGTTTTCTGGAGATGATCTACACTCCTCAAGCGATGATCATTGCCCAGGTGATTTTGGCAACCCCGATCATTGCCGGGTTAACCCTTGCAACAATTCAGCAGATCCCGCAGAAAATGAAATGGCAGGCGCAAGCCCTTGGGGCCAAGGGGTGGCAATTGGCCTGGCTTTTGGTCAAAGAGACAAGGCTCTCTCTTTTGGCTGCGGTCATGGCCGGTTTTGGCGGGATCATTTCGGAAGTCGGCGCGGTCATGATGGTTGGCGGCAACATTAAAGGTCAGACCAGGGTTTTAACTACGGCTATTGTTTTAGAGTCACAAAAAGGAGCGTTTGAACTGGCGATTGCCTTAAGCATGGTCTTATTGGTCCTTTCATTTTCGGTCAATTTTGGCTTAACCATGATCCAGCAAAGGACAAAAAGATCATGA